In Catenulispora sp. MAP5-51, a genomic segment contains:
- a CDS encoding helix-turn-helix domain-containing protein → MNDAITRAAERAITTMHERLSEPVTVDDMARAAMFSKFHFTRMFQRATGVSPARFLSALRLQRAKHLLTSTTMTVVDISVLVGYNSVGTFSSRFSRSVGLSPTEYRRLGGHTDRIRVSEPRGTTSDAATVSGVIEGHDERRGRVFAGLFPECVPEGRPVCCTILDEPGPYRFDNVPTGRWYLLAQSAVEDDGSVRAGRVARLGTEPQRSADSPVWVGTLGPIIIRRGVEQHVVDLPLKPAGMLDPPVLLALQAARREAVERVAERSGERVGAGVGAGVG, encoded by the coding sequence ATGAACGACGCCATCACCCGGGCCGCCGAGCGGGCCATCACCACGATGCACGAACGACTGAGCGAGCCGGTCACCGTCGACGACATGGCCCGCGCCGCGATGTTCAGCAAGTTCCACTTCACCCGCATGTTCCAGCGCGCCACCGGGGTCTCCCCGGCCCGGTTCCTGTCGGCGCTGCGGCTCCAGCGGGCCAAACACCTGCTCACGTCCACCACCATGACCGTCGTGGACATCAGTGTCCTGGTGGGCTACAACAGCGTGGGCACCTTCAGCTCCCGCTTCAGCCGCAGCGTCGGACTCTCCCCGACCGAGTACCGGCGCCTGGGCGGGCACACCGACCGCATCCGCGTCTCGGAGCCGCGCGGCACCACCTCCGACGCCGCCACCGTCAGCGGCGTGATCGAGGGGCACGACGAGCGCCGCGGCCGGGTCTTCGCCGGCCTGTTCCCCGAGTGCGTGCCCGAGGGCCGCCCGGTCTGCTGCACGATCCTGGACGAGCCGGGCCCCTACCGCTTCGACAACGTCCCCACGGGCCGCTGGTACCTGCTGGCGCAGTCCGCGGTGGAGGACGACGGCTCGGTCCGTGCGGGGCGGGTGGCACGCCTGGGCACGGAGCCGCAGCGGAGCGCGGACTCGCCGGTGTGGGTCGGCACGCTCGGCCCCATCATCATCCGCCGCGGCGTCGAGCAGCACGTCGTCGACCTGCCGCTGAAGCCGGCCGGCATGCTCGACCCGCCGGTGCTGCTCGCGCTGCAGGCGGCGCGGCGGGAGGCGGTCGAGCGGGTCGCGGAGCGGTCCGGCGAGCGGGTCGGGGCCGGAGTCGGGGCCGGAGTCGGGTAG
- a CDS encoding RNA polymerase sigma factor — protein sequence MRSDQRLESLLAELRPSVLGALVRRHGQFDGCEDAVQEALVSAATQWPAEGVPDNPRAWLLTVAGRRLTDYWRSDQARRTREVTVATMAPAESELAPAPDDDERVSADDDTLMLLFLCCHPALTPSSQVALTLRAVGGLTTEEIAQAFLVPQTSMTRRISRAKQLIKDAGMTFRMPPEEERAERTRAVLHVLYLIFNEGYAATAGEDLLRPDLTAEAIRLTRQAHRVLPGNGEVAGLLALMLLTEARRPARTQADGALVPIAEQDRSQWNAELAEEGLALVVQALARPGVGPYRLQAAIAAVHVETPEGGQTDWPQILALYDLLEQLAPNSVVRLNRAVAMAMVKGPREGLGLLEPLEQDRWMAGSHRLSAVRAYLLEMDGDLPGAQEAYRTAASQAASGPERRYLAEQAERVAAALEGGAGAGSAAGPGLG from the coding sequence GTGCGTTCCGACCAACGGCTGGAAAGCTTGCTCGCGGAGCTCAGGCCCTCGGTCCTCGGCGCGCTGGTCCGGCGCCACGGGCAGTTCGACGGCTGCGAGGACGCGGTGCAGGAGGCGCTCGTCTCCGCCGCCACGCAGTGGCCGGCCGAGGGCGTCCCGGACAACCCGCGGGCCTGGCTGCTCACCGTGGCCGGCCGCCGCCTCACCGACTACTGGCGCAGCGACCAGGCGCGCCGCACCCGCGAGGTGACGGTCGCGACGATGGCGCCGGCGGAGTCCGAGCTGGCCCCGGCCCCGGACGACGACGAGCGGGTCTCGGCCGACGACGACACCCTGATGCTGCTGTTCCTGTGCTGCCACCCGGCCCTGACCCCGTCCTCGCAGGTGGCGCTCACCCTGCGCGCGGTCGGCGGCCTGACCACCGAGGAGATCGCGCAGGCCTTCCTGGTCCCGCAGACCTCGATGACCCGCCGCATCTCCCGCGCCAAGCAGCTGATCAAGGACGCGGGCATGACGTTCCGCATGCCGCCGGAGGAGGAGCGCGCCGAGCGCACCCGCGCGGTCCTGCACGTCCTGTACCTGATCTTCAACGAGGGCTACGCCGCCACCGCGGGGGAGGACCTGCTGCGCCCGGACCTCACCGCCGAGGCCATCCGCCTGACCCGCCAGGCGCACCGCGTCCTGCCGGGCAACGGCGAGGTCGCCGGCCTGCTGGCGCTGATGCTGCTCACCGAGGCCCGCCGCCCGGCCCGCACCCAGGCCGACGGGGCCCTGGTCCCGATCGCCGAGCAGGACCGCTCCCAGTGGAACGCCGAACTGGCCGAGGAGGGCCTGGCCCTGGTGGTCCAGGCCCTGGCCCGCCCGGGCGTCGGCCCCTACCGGCTCCAGGCCGCCATCGCCGCGGTGCACGTCGAGACCCCCGAAGGCGGCCAGACCGACTGGCCGCAGATCCTGGCCCTGTACGACCTGCTGGAGCAGCTGGCCCCGAACTCGGTGGTCCGCCTGAACCGCGCGGTGGCGATGGCCATGGTCAAGGGCCCGCGCGAAGGCCTGGGCCTGCTGGAGCCGCTGGAACAGGACCGCTGGATGGCCGGCAGCCATCGGCTCAGCGCCGTGCGGGCGTACCTGCTGGAGATGGACGGCGACCTCCCCGGCGCGCAGGAGGCGTACCGGACGGCCGCGAGCCAGGCGGCCAGCGGGCCCGAGCGGCGGTATCTGGCCGAACAGGCGGAGCGGGTGGCCGCGGCTTTGGAAGGCGGAGCGGGAGCGGGATCGGCGGCGGGACCGGGATTGGGGTAG
- a CDS encoding GMC family oxidoreductase N-terminal domain-containing protein: MSTVEQTDVLVVGSGFGGAIAAYHLAAGGARVVVLERGPWLTGEDFDQDFRFGASGTRIFDFVIGNGMSLLGGNCVGGGSVVYFAAMPRAPRFVFERRGSIGRRMWPAALTRDTLEPWYDRVAEALPISQLGWNDATYSGGLWAAACAHAGRTANPVPAAIDRELCTNCNWMLAGCRFDAKRSMLLNYLPAAVSHGAQIRPLHEVQQIARTEDGSYQISYNTVHDVDYRVVTGGGTIQAKIVVLAAGAGATPVILQRSEPALGRMPHAVGRYFSGNGERLNTAIIDEDRAREVLGLDRGDGLAYAANQIGKGPTVASWDDLDAAKPEFERFSLEQLYFPPGLGTILAQTPDPDSAVPAWFGPRKKEIVERWQSWLTIFTTSEDDNEGVFGPPPPTGNATRFSQQMLGFGPLTYRPTANTLHGWELSDAEIKRVLEKDGLAKVRPWTNEVVGAYTVHPLASCRIGDDPATSALDDSHELRGHPGIFVTDGSAVPGALLVNPAFTIAALAERAMPGIVRAARERGIAVRYGAPSPDGATAAREASWKQAVRLAGAAGS; encoded by the coding sequence ATGAGCACCGTGGAGCAGACCGACGTCCTGGTCGTCGGCAGCGGCTTCGGCGGCGCCATCGCCGCCTACCACCTGGCCGCCGGCGGGGCGCGGGTGGTGGTGCTGGAGCGCGGTCCGTGGCTCACCGGCGAGGACTTCGACCAGGACTTCCGCTTCGGGGCCTCCGGGACCCGCATCTTCGACTTCGTCATCGGCAACGGGATGAGCCTGCTGGGCGGCAACTGCGTCGGCGGCGGCAGCGTCGTGTACTTCGCCGCGATGCCGCGCGCGCCGCGGTTCGTCTTCGAGCGGCGCGGGTCGATCGGGCGGCGGATGTGGCCGGCGGCGCTGACCCGGGACACGCTGGAGCCGTGGTACGACCGGGTCGCCGAGGCACTGCCGATCAGCCAGCTGGGCTGGAACGACGCCACCTACTCCGGCGGGCTGTGGGCCGCGGCGTGCGCGCACGCCGGCCGCACCGCCAACCCGGTGCCGGCGGCGATCGACCGGGAGCTGTGCACCAACTGCAACTGGATGCTGGCCGGCTGCCGGTTCGACGCCAAGCGCTCCATGCTGCTGAACTACCTGCCGGCGGCGGTGTCGCACGGCGCGCAGATCCGGCCGCTGCACGAGGTGCAGCAGATCGCACGGACCGAGGACGGCTCGTATCAGATCTCGTACAACACCGTGCACGATGTGGACTACCGCGTCGTCACCGGCGGCGGCACCATCCAGGCCAAGATCGTGGTGCTGGCCGCCGGGGCCGGGGCCACGCCGGTGATCCTGCAGCGCTCGGAGCCGGCGCTGGGCCGGATGCCGCACGCGGTGGGCCGCTACTTCTCCGGCAACGGCGAGCGCCTGAACACCGCGATCATCGACGAGGACCGGGCCCGCGAGGTGCTGGGCCTGGACCGCGGCGACGGCCTGGCCTACGCGGCCAACCAGATCGGCAAGGGGCCGACCGTGGCCTCCTGGGACGACCTGGACGCGGCCAAGCCGGAGTTCGAGCGCTTCTCCCTGGAGCAGCTGTACTTCCCGCCGGGCCTGGGCACGATCCTGGCTCAGACCCCTGATCCGGACAGCGCCGTGCCGGCCTGGTTCGGACCGCGCAAGAAGGAGATCGTCGAACGCTGGCAGTCCTGGCTGACCATCTTCACCACCAGCGAGGACGACAACGAGGGCGTCTTCGGCCCCCCGCCGCCGACCGGCAACGCCACCCGCTTCTCCCAGCAGATGCTCGGGTTCGGCCCGCTGACCTACCGCCCGACGGCGAACACGCTGCACGGCTGGGAACTTTCAGACGCGGAGATCAAGCGGGTGCTGGAGAAGGACGGCCTGGCGAAGGTGCGGCCGTGGACCAACGAGGTCGTCGGCGCCTACACCGTGCACCCGCTGGCCTCCTGCCGGATCGGCGACGACCCGGCCACCTCGGCCCTGGACGACTCGCACGAGCTGCGCGGGCACCCGGGCATCTTCGTCACCGACGGCTCCGCGGTCCCCGGCGCGCTGCTGGTCAACCCGGCCTTCACCATCGCGGCCCTGGCCGAGCGGGCGATGCCCGGCATCGTGCGCGCGGCACGCGAGCGGGGCATCGCCGTGCGCTACGGCGCGCCGAGCCCGGACGGGGCCACGGCGGCGCGCGAGGCGTCGTGGAAGCAGGCGGTGCGGCTGGCGGGTGCCGCAGGATCCTGA
- a CDS encoding DUF5987 family protein, protein MADELVQTMTLEAFADTIVPGEKRFPGDRAIAGTAAGGGAVAAGAVDLMRTDAGGLAEALPDLVEALNKHAEAYRDELRLEPDPEVPAFVALPAGHRAMLIADLVRPGNPEKFLWVGLAIFSNMAFDTGAHLSTAQALADGHPGLTALGYSRPDADGLWRFPDFSYRRPLAPLHPHTTATGSPA, encoded by the coding sequence ATGGCTGACGAACTGGTGCAGACGATGACGCTGGAGGCGTTCGCCGACACGATCGTGCCCGGTGAGAAGCGATTCCCCGGGGACCGGGCGATCGCCGGGACCGCCGCCGGGGGCGGGGCCGTGGCCGCCGGTGCCGTGGACCTCATGCGGACCGACGCCGGCGGCCTGGCCGAGGCGCTGCCGGACCTGGTCGAGGCGCTGAACAAGCACGCCGAGGCCTACCGCGACGAGCTGCGCCTGGAGCCCGATCCGGAGGTCCCTGCGTTCGTGGCGCTGCCGGCCGGGCACCGCGCGATGCTCATCGCCGACCTGGTGCGGCCCGGGAACCCGGAGAAGTTCCTGTGGGTGGGCCTGGCGATCTTCAGCAACATGGCCTTCGACACCGGCGCGCACCTGAGCACCGCGCAGGCCCTGGCCGACGGCCACCCCGGTCTGACGGCGCTGGGCTACAGCCGCCCCGACGCCGACGGGCTGTGGCGCTTCCCGGACTTCTCCTACCGGCGGCCGCTGGCCCCGCTGCATCCGCACACCACCGCCACCGGGAGCCCGGCATGA
- a CDS encoding FAD-dependent oxidoreductase gives MTDPTAAVVTRDDPRYPALVEGYNHRFVGRPEQIRLARDADDVRAAVQEAVDSGRRVAVRSGGHCFEDFTAHPDVRILIDLSALDHVGHDPARDAFVVEPGARLDHVYRTLHDGWGVTIPAGTCFEVAAGGHIAAGGYGPLSRRDGLVVDHLAAVEAVVVGADGRARVVVGTSDPGDPHHDLWWAHTGGGGGSFGVVTKYWLRTPGTPDAEPSRQLPRAPRAVLRRDTMWSWDAVSEADFTTLLRNYCTWYEENSKPGAPATALWSNLIITHRSGTMLMLTSVIPDDAPDAAEILHSHTEAIARGIQAAPMSATAETTDTAKTTDTTETAPWLDTWLPSYSWPSDPAGRYKNKAGYLRRGFSDAQIAAIYRHLSSTDYDNPMGCLVVTGFGGQVGAVAPEATAAAQRDCILKASYSTGCWTDPADDERHLAWVRAYYRDVYAHSGGVPVPDAINDGSYIGYPDTDLADPEWNRSGLDWSALYFKENYPRLQRAKQEYDPLDVFHHGLSVRLP, from the coding sequence ATGACGGACCCGACCGCCGCCGTCGTCACCCGCGACGACCCCCGCTACCCCGCCCTCGTCGAGGGCTACAACCACCGCTTCGTGGGCCGCCCCGAGCAGATCCGGCTGGCCCGCGACGCCGACGACGTCCGGGCCGCGGTCCAGGAGGCGGTGGACTCCGGCCGGCGCGTCGCCGTCCGCAGCGGCGGCCACTGCTTCGAGGACTTCACGGCGCACCCGGACGTCAGGATCCTGATCGACCTGTCCGCCCTGGACCACGTCGGCCACGACCCCGCCCGCGACGCCTTCGTGGTCGAACCCGGCGCCCGGCTGGACCACGTCTACCGCACCCTGCACGACGGCTGGGGCGTGACCATCCCGGCCGGCACCTGCTTCGAGGTCGCCGCCGGCGGGCACATCGCGGCCGGCGGCTACGGCCCGCTGTCCCGGCGCGACGGCCTGGTCGTGGACCACCTCGCGGCGGTCGAGGCGGTCGTGGTCGGCGCGGACGGCCGGGCGCGCGTCGTGGTGGGCACCAGCGACCCCGGCGATCCGCACCACGACCTGTGGTGGGCGCACACCGGCGGCGGAGGCGGCAGCTTCGGCGTCGTCACCAAGTACTGGCTGCGCACACCGGGGACCCCGGACGCCGAGCCGTCCCGCCAGCTCCCCCGCGCCCCGCGCGCCGTGCTCCGGCGCGACACCATGTGGTCCTGGGACGCGGTCTCCGAGGCCGATTTCACCACCCTGCTGCGCAACTACTGCACCTGGTACGAGGAGAACAGCAAGCCCGGCGCGCCGGCGACCGCGCTGTGGAGCAACCTGATCATCACCCACCGCTCGGGCACGATGCTCATGCTGACCTCGGTGATCCCCGACGACGCACCGGACGCCGCGGAGATCCTGCACAGCCACACCGAGGCCATCGCCCGCGGCATCCAGGCCGCGCCGATGTCGGCAACCGCCGAGACCACCGATACCGCCAAGACTACCGATACCACCGAGACCGCCCCGTGGCTGGACACCTGGCTGCCGTCCTACAGCTGGCCCAGCGACCCGGCCGGACGTTACAAGAACAAGGCGGGCTACCTGCGGCGCGGCTTCTCCGACGCGCAGATCGCCGCGATCTACCGGCACCTTTCGTCGACGGACTACGACAACCCGATGGGCTGCCTGGTCGTGACCGGATTCGGCGGCCAGGTGGGCGCCGTGGCGCCGGAGGCCACGGCGGCGGCGCAGCGCGACTGCATCCTCAAGGCCTCCTACAGCACCGGCTGCTGGACCGACCCGGCCGACGACGAGCGCCACCTGGCCTGGGTGCGCGCCTACTACCGGGACGTGTACGCGCATTCCGGCGGCGTGCCGGTCCCGGACGCGATCAACGACGGTTCCTACATCGGCTACCCCGACACCGACCTGGCCGACCCGGAGTGGAATCGTTCGGGGCTCGACTGGTCCGCCTTGTATTTCAAGGAGAACTATCCGCGGTTGCAGCGCGCGAAGCAGGAGTATGACCCGCTCGACGTGTTCCACCACGGGCTTTCGGTCCGGCTTCCCTGA
- a CDS encoding MFS transporter, which translates to MQDATSGAASGTPAPAAVARAGRKEWVGLAVLALPALLVAMDIGALFLALPHLSSDLGVAGAQQLWVTDIYGFMLAGFLPTMGTLGDRVGRRRLLLIGATFFTLTSLLAAYSTSGTELIAARALLGVAGASLSPSTLALISAMFHDPKQQKQAIGIWSTCLFGGTALGPVIGGVMLEYFWWGSVFLLGVPVMVLLLAVGPKALPEFRNPDAGRLDYLSVLMSLGAVLPVVWGVKEFAAGGAANPVPAGAAIVAGLVVGVLFVRRQGALAHPMIDIGLFRRREFTGVLLVMSLSSLALAGMGIMSSQWIQSVADVSPGAAGLLQAPTGFGFAVGTALSAVLLKWFRPATTMIIGAALSAAAYLVITQATMTGWLAAVVLCYTLAALGVGPTYAQGTGIVVGSVPQEKAGSAASLSETSTVFGSTLGLALLGSLGAAVYRHRVSAAALHAIPGVDAGQARKNVAVADGIAAGLPHDAAEALRHTAGTAFTTAMAVVALACAVICVGTALIARLLIRDLGPVPVGVETSAAPAGPAAPTVPEQDTAAAPEQDIASA; encoded by the coding sequence ATGCAAGACGCGACTTCGGGAGCTGCTTCGGGAACCCCGGCGCCGGCGGCCGTCGCCCGGGCCGGGCGCAAGGAGTGGGTGGGCCTGGCGGTCCTGGCCCTGCCGGCGCTGCTGGTCGCCATGGACATCGGCGCCTTGTTCCTGGCTCTGCCGCATCTGAGCTCCGACTTGGGGGTCGCCGGTGCCCAACAGCTGTGGGTGACCGACATCTACGGCTTCATGCTGGCCGGGTTCCTGCCGACGATGGGGACGCTCGGGGACCGGGTGGGGCGTCGCAGGCTGCTGCTGATCGGCGCGACCTTCTTCACCCTCACGTCGTTGTTGGCCGCCTACTCCACCAGCGGCACCGAGCTGATAGCGGCGCGGGCGCTGCTGGGTGTGGCCGGCGCGTCGCTTTCGCCGTCGACACTGGCGCTGATCAGCGCCATGTTCCACGACCCCAAGCAGCAGAAGCAGGCCATCGGGATCTGGTCGACGTGCCTGTTCGGCGGTACGGCGCTGGGCCCGGTCATCGGCGGGGTCATGCTGGAGTACTTCTGGTGGGGCTCGGTGTTCCTGCTCGGCGTGCCGGTGATGGTGCTGCTGCTGGCGGTGGGGCCGAAGGCGTTGCCGGAGTTCCGGAATCCGGACGCCGGCCGGCTCGACTACCTCAGCGTCCTGATGTCGCTGGGCGCCGTGCTGCCGGTCGTGTGGGGCGTCAAGGAGTTCGCCGCGGGCGGTGCGGCGAACCCGGTGCCGGCCGGCGCGGCGATCGTGGCGGGCCTGGTGGTGGGGGTGCTGTTCGTGCGACGGCAGGGCGCCCTGGCCCATCCGATGATCGACATCGGCTTGTTCCGGCGGCGGGAGTTCACCGGGGTCCTGCTGGTGATGTCCCTGAGCTCGCTGGCACTGGCCGGCATGGGCATCATGAGCAGCCAGTGGATCCAGAGCGTCGCGGACGTCTCGCCGGGCGCCGCGGGCCTGCTCCAGGCGCCGACGGGCTTCGGGTTCGCGGTCGGCACCGCGCTGTCGGCGGTGCTGCTGAAGTGGTTCCGCCCGGCGACCACGATGATCATCGGCGCCGCCCTCTCGGCGGCCGCGTACCTGGTGATCACGCAGGCCACGATGACCGGATGGCTGGCCGCGGTGGTCCTGTGCTACACCCTCGCCGCGCTCGGCGTGGGCCCGACCTACGCGCAGGGCACGGGCATCGTCGTCGGGTCGGTGCCGCAGGAGAAGGCCGGCTCGGCGGCGTCGCTGTCGGAGACCTCGACGGTCTTCGGCTCGACCCTCGGCCTGGCCCTGCTCGGCAGCCTCGGCGCGGCGGTATACCGGCACCGGGTCTCCGCCGCCGCGCTGCACGCGATCCCCGGCGTCGACGCCGGCCAGGCGCGCAAGAACGTGGCCGTGGCCGACGGCATCGCCGCCGGGCTGCCGCACGACGCGGCCGAGGCGCTGCGGCACACGGCCGGGACGGCGTTCACCACGGCGATGGCCGTGGTCGCGCTGGCGTGCGCGGTGATCTGCGTCGGGACGGCGCTGATCGCCAGGCTGCTGATCCGCGATCTCGGGCCGGTGCCGGTGGGTGTGGAGACTTCGGCGGCTCCGGCAGGCCCGGCGGCTCCGACGGTTCCGGAGCAGGACACTGCGGCGGCTCCAGAACAGGACATCGCATCGGCCTGA
- a CDS encoding acyl-CoA dehydrogenase family protein: MSETIAPSRRELLGRATDLVPLLAKSAPWIEENRRLPEDVVGALTDSGLLKMRVPKHFGGYESPMRTVADVVSELSRGDGSTGWTSAVWAISAWMAGMFPDEVQEEVFADPDVRISGILSPSAVGVPTDGGVVLNGKWAFNTGSRQSAWNTNAAVRAHPDGSYEPIMVLIPLADLTVVDDWHTAGMRGSGSVSTVAQDLFVPDARILSMPPILAGVHQLGRNAASPVYQAPFMPTACTTVASVALGLARAAREAFLERLPGRKITYTAYENQSEAPITHLTTADAVTRIDEAEFHVMRAAGMLDDKAAAGQTWTLEQRAKARLDLGAATQRSKEAVDLLNSESGGSSVYSTVPIQRIQRDVQTLSLHAIMHPATNLELYGRVLCGLEPNTHYI, translated from the coding sequence ATGTCCGAAACGATCGCCCCGTCGCGGCGGGAACTGCTCGGCCGCGCCACGGACCTGGTCCCGCTGCTGGCCAAGAGCGCGCCCTGGATCGAGGAGAACCGCCGCCTGCCCGAGGACGTGGTGGGCGCGCTCACCGACTCCGGGCTGCTGAAGATGCGGGTGCCCAAGCACTTCGGCGGCTATGAGTCGCCGATGCGCACCGTCGCCGACGTCGTGTCCGAACTGTCCCGCGGTGACGGCTCCACCGGCTGGACCAGCGCTGTGTGGGCGATCAGCGCCTGGATGGCCGGGATGTTCCCGGACGAGGTCCAGGAGGAGGTCTTCGCCGACCCGGACGTGCGGATCAGCGGCATCCTGAGCCCCAGCGCGGTCGGCGTCCCGACGGACGGCGGCGTCGTGCTGAACGGCAAGTGGGCGTTCAACACCGGCAGCCGCCAGAGCGCGTGGAACACCAACGCGGCCGTCCGGGCCCACCCGGACGGCTCCTACGAGCCCATCATGGTCCTGATCCCGCTGGCCGACCTGACCGTCGTCGACGACTGGCACACCGCCGGCATGCGCGGCTCGGGCAGCGTGAGCACGGTGGCCCAGGACCTGTTCGTCCCCGACGCGCGCATCCTGTCGATGCCCCCGATCCTGGCCGGCGTCCACCAACTCGGCCGCAACGCCGCCAGCCCGGTGTACCAGGCCCCGTTCATGCCCACCGCCTGCACCACGGTCGCCTCCGTCGCCCTGGGCCTGGCCCGCGCCGCCCGCGAGGCCTTCCTCGAGCGCCTGCCCGGCCGCAAGATCACCTACACCGCCTACGAGAACCAGTCCGAGGCCCCCATCACCCACCTGACCACCGCCGACGCCGTGACCCGCATCGACGAGGCGGAGTTCCACGTCATGCGCGCCGCCGGCATGCTCGACGACAAGGCCGCCGCCGGCCAGACCTGGACCCTGGAGCAGCGCGCGAAGGCCCGCCTGGACCTGGGCGCCGCGACCCAGCGCTCGAAGGAAGCAGTGGACCTGCTGAACTCCGAGAGCGGCGGCTCCTCGGTGTACTCGACGGTGCCGATCCAGCGCATCCAGCGCGACGTGCAGACCCTGTCGCTGCACGCGATCATGCACCCGGCGACGAACCTGGAGCTGTACGGGCGCGTGCTGTGCGGGCTGGAGCCGAACACGCATTACATCTGA
- a CDS encoding ABC transporter substrate-binding protein, giving the protein MTRTARAAEVAIEVWLPHRRSDPLSGDGIWKLAASFHELHPEYVINIREGDSGTGRRPTLVQYPYPATQQARDMRSESGGPLFVPVHDAIDGRQEILGHPVVTADILAAARAAYSYDGVLLAVPTLISTTLLYANTRLLEAAGVTRLPQTWNEVEGACEAVRGVPRVRHAIAWPNHGEIFQQAVAQAGGLVADHGNGRRGRAEKMLLDSPEMLAFVGWWRRMHRQGRYLYARQDWEDTFTAFAEQEVAFILGSSAEADRLSLAGREHGFEVAAGRMPYSGRFPFAGNSVGGDAIWLTDGLAPAVRDGALAFLQYLMAPEHAARRRTPPAVALDQLAASDRSPAALGALIGEADRIQDTMARAMHDVLLGEEDPAWRFAAANVEAQRLLDEYNERCRAHRA; this is encoded by the coding sequence ATGACGAGGACCGCTCGTGCGGCCGAAGTGGCGATCGAGGTGTGGTTGCCGCACCGTCGCTCGGACCCGCTCTCCGGTGACGGGATCTGGAAGCTCGCGGCGTCGTTCCACGAGCTACACCCCGAGTACGTGATCAACATCCGGGAAGGCGATTCCGGCACAGGCCGCAGGCCGACGTTGGTGCAGTATCCGTACCCTGCGACCCAGCAGGCCCGAGACATGCGCTCGGAATCCGGCGGCCCGCTGTTCGTGCCCGTCCACGACGCGATCGACGGCCGCCAGGAGATCCTCGGGCACCCCGTCGTCACCGCCGACATCCTGGCGGCGGCGCGCGCCGCGTACTCCTACGACGGAGTACTGCTGGCCGTCCCGACGCTGATTTCCACGACGCTCCTGTACGCCAACACCCGCCTTCTGGAGGCAGCCGGCGTGACGCGCCTGCCGCAGACCTGGAACGAGGTCGAGGGTGCGTGCGAGGCGGTGCGCGGCGTGCCCCGCGTCCGTCATGCCATCGCCTGGCCGAACCACGGCGAGATCTTCCAGCAGGCGGTCGCCCAAGCCGGCGGTCTTGTCGCCGACCACGGCAACGGCCGCCGGGGCCGCGCGGAGAAGATGCTCTTGGACTCCCCGGAGATGCTGGCCTTCGTCGGCTGGTGGCGCCGCATGCACCGCCAAGGGCGCTACCTTTACGCGCGGCAGGATTGGGAGGACACCTTCACCGCCTTCGCGGAGCAGGAGGTCGCCTTCATTCTCGGATCCTCAGCCGAGGCCGACCGGCTGTCGCTCGCGGGGCGCGAGCACGGCTTCGAGGTCGCGGCCGGCCGGATGCCCTACAGCGGGAGGTTCCCCTTTGCCGGCAACAGTGTCGGCGGGGACGCGATCTGGCTGACGGATGGCTTGGCGCCGGCCGTCAGGGACGGCGCGCTGGCGTTCCTGCAGTACCTGATGGCGCCGGAGCACGCGGCGCGGCGACGCACGCCGCCGGCCGTCGCCCTGGACCAGCTGGCCGCCTCCGACCGCTCCCCGGCGGCGCTCGGGGCCCTGATCGGCGAGGCCGACCGCATCCAGGACACCATGGCGCGCGCGATGCACGACGTGCTGCTCGGCGAGGAGGACCCGGCCTGGCGCTTCGCGGCGGCCAACGTCGAGGCTCAGCGGCTGCTGGACGAATACAACGAACGGTGCCGCGCGCATCGCGCTTGA
- a CDS encoding helix-turn-helix transcriptional regulator, translating to MPSAETTHSCDPAVRAAVERAIVTLWDHHREPLSLSTVAHCADLSPLRLSRAFRAQTGTSPARFLAAIRLYQAKRLLAETSMSVADVAFETGYRSPRTFSRRFTARVGAPPERYRRLALHGASRRSLMSTQRPAVRPGGMQGLVRVPDETPGMRIYVGAFTGPIVRGGPVARDVLDAPGRYRLCAVPAGDWHIRAAAVPLAPQRLAVGTARAVVRHGERCVDADIEMRPAEVMDLPILLALPEFDRGGAHPVPRLGFGFEPGAAGVWTA from the coding sequence ATGCCCAGCGCCGAGACCACTCATTCCTGCGACCCGGCCGTCCGGGCAGCCGTCGAGCGCGCGATCGTGACGCTGTGGGACCACCACCGTGAACCGCTTTCCCTGTCCACCGTCGCGCACTGCGCGGACCTGAGCCCGCTGCGCCTGTCCCGGGCGTTCCGGGCCCAGACCGGCACCTCCCCGGCCCGCTTCCTCGCCGCGATCCGCCTGTACCAGGCCAAGCGGCTGCTGGCGGAAACCTCGATGAGCGTGGCGGACGTGGCGTTCGAGACCGGCTATCGCAGCCCTCGGACATTCAGCCGCCGCTTCACCGCCCGCGTGGGCGCCCCGCCGGAGCGCTACCGGCGTCTGGCACTGCATGGCGCATCCCGCCGGTCCCTGATGTCCACGCAGCGTCCCGCTGTGCGCCCCGGAGGGATGCAGGGGCTGGTCCGAGTACCGGACGAGACCCCCGGCATGCGCATCTACGTGGGCGCCTTCACCGGCCCGATCGTCCGCGGCGGCCCGGTCGCCCGCGACGTCCTCGACGCACCCGGACGCTACCGCCTCTGCGCGGTACCCGCCGGCGACTGGCACATCCGCGCCGCCGCGGTCCCCCTGGCACCGCAGCGACTGGCGGTGGGAACGGCGCGCGCCGTGGTCCGCCACGGCGAGCGCTGCGTCGACGCGGACATCGAAATGCGGCCCGCCGAGGTGATGGACCTGCCGATCCTGCTGGCGCTCCCGGAGTTCGACCGGGGCGGCGCGCATCCGGTGCCCCGGCTGGGGTTCGGCTTTGAGCCGGGGGCGGCGGGGGTCTGGACGGCTTGA